AGGGTTCCCCGCCCCTTTCCGATTCCGGTGTTAGTTCTGCGCTTGCTCGGAAGCTTCGCGAAAGTTCCTAATTGAAAGAAGCCGGCGTGTGGGAAAGGAGGAGAAGCCGGGGCTTGTGTTGTGTCACATAGGGGTTACGCTTCCCGGGGAAGGAGACACTCGGCTTCCAACACTCCGTGCAGGGATTGTGTGGGCACGGCTCTGCCATGGCTCTGCTGTGCTACAACCGGGGCTGCGGGCAGCGCTATGATCCGGAAAGCAATAGTGATGGTGAGATTGGCACCTTCTGCCatgtcctgctccccccccttcTACCTGTGGTACCTTCCACTCACCTACTGgcacccacccactctggcactgacccacactggcacccacccacactggcactgacccacactggcacccacccacactggcactgacccacactggcacccacccacactggcacccacccacactggcactgacccacactggcacccacccacactggcacccacccacactggcacccacccacactggcacccacccacactggcactgacccacactggcacccacccacactggcacccacccacactggcacccacccacactggcactgacccacactggcacccacccacactggcacccacccacaCTGACACCGACCCACACTGGCACCGACCCACACTGGCAccgacccacactggcacccacccacactggcaccgacccacactggcacccacccacactggcacccacccacaCTGACAccgacccacactggcacccacccacaCTGACACCGACCCACACTGACACCGACCCACACTGACACCGACCCACACTGACACCGACCCACACTGACACCGACCCACACTGACACCGACCCACACTGACACCCACCCACACTGACACCGACCCACACTGACAcccacccacactggcacccacctCAGCCAGCTGGCAcccacccacactggcacccacccacactggcacccacccacactggcacccaccccAGCCAGCTGGCACCGACCCACACTGGCACCGACCCACACTGGCAccgacccacactggcacccacccacactggcacccacccacaCTGACAccgacccacactggcacccacccacactggcacccaccccAGCCAGCTGGCACCCACCCACACTGGCACCGACCCACACTGGCActgacccacactggcacccacccacaCTGACAccgacccacactggcacccacccatACATTTATACATGGCACCCCTGTACTGCTGCAcggacccacactggcacccacccatACATTTATACACGGCACCCCTGTACTGCTGCActgacccacactggcacccacccatACATTTATACATGGCACCCCTGTACTGCTGCActgacccacactggcacccacccatACATTTATACATGGCACCCCTGTACTGCTGCActgacccacactggcacccacccatACATTTATACACGGCACCCCTGTACTGCTGCAcggacccacactggcacccacccatACATTTATACATGGCACCCCTGTACTGCTGCActgacccacactggcacccacccatACATTTATACATGGCACCCCTGTACTGCTGCActgacccacactggcacccacccatACATTTATACACGGCACCCCTGTACTGCTGCAcggacccacactggcacccacccatACATTTATACACGGCACCCCTGTACTGCTGCActgacccacactggcacccattCATACATTTATACACGGCACCCCTGTACTGCTGCAcggacccacactggcacccaccctTACATTTATACACGGCACCCCTGTACTGCTGCActgacccacactggcacccacccatACATTTATACACGGCACCCCTGTACTGCTGCAcggacccacactggcacccattCATACATTTATACACGGCACCCCTGTACTGCTGCActgacccacactggcacccacccatACATTTATACATGGCACCCCTGTACTGCTGCActgacccacactggcacccacccatACATTTATACATGGCACCCCTGTACTGCTGCActgacccacactggcacccacccatACATTTATACATGGCACCCCTGTACTGCTGCActgacccacactggcacccacccatACATTTATACACGGCACCCCTGTACTGCTGCActgacccacactggcacccacccatACATTTATACATGGCACCCCTGTACTGCTGCActgacccacactggcacccacctCAGCCAGCTGGCACCCACCCATACATTTATACATGGCACCCCTGTACTGCTGCAcggacccacactggcacccacccatACATTTATACATGGCACCCCTGTACTGCTGCActgacccacactggcacccacccatACATTTATACATGGCACCCCTGTACTGCTGCActgacccacactggcacccacccatACATTTATACATGGCACCCCTGTACTGCTGCAcggacccacactggcacccacctCAGCCAGCTGGCACCTCCCCATACATTTATACAGGGCACACCTGTTAATgctcacatacatacatgtacaaatcacatacatacatacagctggCACCTCCCCATACATTTATACATGGCACCCCTGTTCATgctcacatacatacatgtacatatcaCATGCATACACACAATTGGCACTATGCACCAAAACTACCttcccatacatacatacatacatacatacatacacacacacagctggcaccATTGATGGAATTTCCCCTTATACATACATAGCAAGACTGTTATTGTGTAACATCTCCCCCTCACATACACTGACACATGCCTAGCATCATACAACCGTCCCTTCACTAATGTCAGCTGGCACGTGTATGGTCAGTGTATCTGCACACACCCGGCTGGCACCACATTGTTACTAAGCCCCCTTACACACATAACTGGCACTATTGCTAACCTCAGACAGCTGGGTTCATGTTCTGACCCCTTCCTCCACCACTATACACAGCTTTCTTGAAATATAGGGAATGTGTTCTCTGCTATTTTTTCATATTGTATAACTGCCTTTATCATCTTCCAGTGCCCTCCTATAAAGCTGGTCAGCAGATCAGTGGTGTGTGCTTGGGGCAGAGACAGTGGCCTTACTGGCTGACATCTGGCTGGGGcttatttgtaatattttatacTGATACATTCCAGAAACATTAGGCACCACTGTATGTGTTCATCTTTgggttcatttttagtatgatgtagagagtaatgttcaatttgcagttgatctacattttttttttttattatttaacgtttgttagttatttaacttttttttcagcagctctgccatttacagtttcagcagctatctggttgttagggtccaaattgccttagataccagggagtggtttgaatgagagaatggtacaggtatcggaccccttatccggaaacccgttatccagaaagctccgaattacggaaagcccgtctcccatagactccattataagcaaataattcagaattttaaaaccgatttcctttttttatgtagaaataaaacagaaccttgtaattgattccaactaagatataaattatccttattggatgcaaaacaatcctattgggtttaattaatgttttattaattttttagtagacttaaggtatggagatccaaattacggaaagaccccttatccggaatacccttggtcccgagcattctggataatgggtcctatacctgtatatgaataggggacGGCCTCAATAGAAAAACAACctataaaaaagtaaaactaaAACAGTTGTCTtgcagagcagtagttttttttggctgccggggtcagtgacccccatttaagagCTGCAAAGagttcaaaaactattaaaaaataaataatgaagacattctgtaacatactaaaacttaacagTGATCCACTCCTTTAACTATTGAGAAATTGTCCCAATCCCTTCATGGCGAAGTTAACAAACACAGACTATAAAGGGTTGCTCTCCGTTTATTTTAGGGTGACAGCAGGTGAATTGTATTTGCCACCCGCCATTCAATCTGCGCTACTGTGGGTGGCAGATCaatacttcctgctttcagctctctgacctcttagttagtcagtgactttaggtgggggccacatgggacataactgtcagttagtttgtgagcacgcaggtcataTTCAagtgcaaactaactgacagttatgtcccatatggcccgccctaaagtcactgattggctactgactgcttacagcttagagagctgaaagcaagaagtagagttctggctattatgttagacatctgcccactccagccttttatAGAATACatatttgcctaactaactatttagaaaacattttttattttggcacagtctgtctattttacccagttccatttttacactgaactgacaTTAAGGTACAGGGAATTCAGTGCCTTTAGAGCTTACAGTATCAGTTTGGTGATTAAGGGAGATCAGAATAAAGTTACTCAGGAGTCAAATCCAGGTACAGAGAACCTGAAGAACCAGGGAAAGCCATTCAGCGTCTTCATTTAGCAACCATGTTTATGCTGCTGTTttaattcttctttctttttttttcccctaatccAGATTCATGTACTTATCACCCCGGTGTGCCTGTGTTTCATGATGCTTTAAAGGTATGGCTTATATACCAGCAAATTCATTGCGACTGTCCGACACTTAATTGCCGGGGAAGCTGCTCTGTTCTGACTTGTCTCTCCGTTCCCTTCTATACAGGGATGGTCGTGCTGTAAGAGACGAACAActgatttttcagattttttaagtATTGTGGTAAGTGCCTAATGAGACTTAGTTTGCTCAcagttgctttataaatatttcacGTATTTGTCCGTTTTTAAACACGCTCAGGCCTGAGGCAGCTTAACAGAATGTACTGCCATTGCCAGTACACCCCCACATTGCATGGTTCTGGATTATCacatttaaggctgatggcagacgaggcatagggtggatattttcggcaagcggaaaagcacttgctgaaaataccgccctacggctcctacatgtgcctgcacccgaatgaatgaaatacgcttgggtgcaggcacatgtagccaaaatacacataaaaccgtgagactttgcattctctcacgattttatgcgtatttcagctacatgtgcctgcaccggagcgcttttccgcttgccgaaaatatctgccctacgcctcgtctgccatcagcctaatcTGAATGACCGCCCTCAACTTCATGTTCTTTCTTGCATACATGGAGACAAATTCGAACCTCCTCAACCATTTATTTCCCATTGTGTTTACGATTTAGCCAATGTGTTACACTTGTTcataatatatattctatatcGCTACATCACTGAaacattaaaagcaaaatatatcccgctttttgacatgagctcattcactCGCGCTTATGTAGAAAAAGGTGAGAAGTTGTTTCACCCCCAAAGATGTTTGCAGATAGGGGTGGCAGCACTTTCATGTCACGCTACAAAAAGGGGATACTTTGAAAGCTTGGGGAAGTAGGCAATGGCCTGTCCTGCTGTAAAATACTACCCCAgtgcttttcttgtcctttaattatCTTTCAAGTACTTGGGGAGGAAACCAACCTGTTCTTGATACCCTGATCAGCTACAGTTTGGTTTCGGCCTCATGTACTTCATAGATAATTTGAACATTTACAAAACTTGCCTGTTTGTACTAAATCCTATAGAAGTGCTGGAAGGACCCATGCGCTCTAATGGACATATTTGTGAATCTCTACAGGGATGTACGAAGGGACTGCACAGTAACGAAAAGCCTCCCGAACCAGTGAAACCCGAAGTCAAAACCACATCCGAGAAGAAAGAATTGGCAGACTGTAAACCAAAGTTCAATGAGCATATCATTCAAGCCCCAAAGCCTATTGAGTGCATAAATAGACCAAGGTATGTAGAACAAAATCTGATATCTTTCAGAAATGGGAGAATTTGACACATTCAGCAATTAGTGACTTTTTTAATCTACCAGCCTTTTTAAATAATTACTTTTCCTTATGCACAACATGGTACCTAAAGGTCAGTGTTGTAGTACTAGCCCAGCCATACAAAGTTACAGGTAATTAAATAATTGATACCTGCCCCACTTGACATGCTAAATATTTGACTACATTTGGGTAGCCCTATAATACAGCTATAGAGCTTATCCACTTCCCAGAGCCATCTCCACCCAGTGGAATTATCGGAGTAAGCTGTAAACAAACATATATCAGTTAGGGAGGCTAGTAGGCACCCAGCTTGGTCAAGAGAGACCAGGTCAACAAATGTTACCTGTAggtacttttaaaggggaagactTTAAAGGGAGATTGGACTGAGGAGAGCTCATGGGGAGATAGGCAACTTTATTCTTTGCGCTACTATCGTAGGGACTGACCATTTAGTTGGTTCTGTGCATCACTCAACAATGGCTTCTATTCTTGCActtacacatagtaacatagtaagtttggttgaGAAAAGATGTACGTActtcacgttcaaccataatgcctatatataacctgcctaactgctagttgatccagaggaagccaaaaaccccatctgaagcctctctaatttgcctcagagggcagATATATTTAATGACTGTGGGGCATTACACGTGCACATGCAttgttattatatgtattatttatttatatatatatatatatatatatatatatatgtgtatatatatatatatatatatatatatatatatatatatatatatatatatatatatatatatatatatatatatatatatataatttctaaatCTAATAAACTTGCAAATCGAATGgccgcttatttattaataagaaaaactcgtttgggagaaaaagaaaattgagtttgagaatatggctttgTCAACTCCCCTTGACTTCTATacaaactcgcaagcttttagttgacacatttttacattcaagtttttgggtctttaagtgcaaaaaatacttgaatcgaaaaaaaaaaatgaaacttgaccattgataaatcacccccttagtagTGTATATGTGGATTTTACCACTGTGTTGTATTATGTTCATTGGCTTAAAAATAAGAAATGCTTACAGGGATAATTGTAATATTTTACACAATGTCACACTTTTCagatagtattttttttttttttttattatttcatagtttttgaaaaCCCTACTGGTGATTTACTTACCAGTGGAAAGGAATTTCAAGGATATTTGTTACCTGAGGTAGCCCAGATTTAATCTcaggctacaaatctccctgtgtgccatgaaGCACGGGGACAGCCAGAGGGACAATGGCTGCTTATCACTTTATATAAGCCTCCTATTAGCTTTATAATCCTATTAAATAAGCAGCGACATAACCCCATGAAGGAGAGTAAATATCTATCTGTGTTTATAGAGTGGGTTTTGTCGTAGCTGAACAGTAAGTAAAGTACCATAAATCCAAAGGTATTTTGCACAATTatgtaaaaaattgtaattttgtattttgtgatAAAAAAGCCAATTAACTTTAGGACCAGTTTCAGCCCTGGAGTAGTTATTTCTAAATCATGATAAAAACTGAATTCAAGATGAAGCCAcgttggccatacacgttaaggtcCACTCGCTTCTctggatatccccacctacgggtgggcgacttcaggctaattcggtcatttggccctggggccaaacgattaaatTAAAACGAcagtaataggcacagtcggttcggtgaccacatcaacaagccgatgcggtccccaatccgacaattttttaacctgcccgatagatatctggccaattccaggccagatatcggtcgggcaggcctgtcgttagtgcccctatatgggccgataagctgccaaatcggtctaagggacccatatcggcagctacaatcggcccatgtatggccactgtaAGCAGTTCTAACATTGATGAGACCCAGATTCAGAACCAGTATTTCTTTTCATTGCTTTACCTTTCTATAGGACAGGTTTGCTGCTGTATATGATAACAGGAATTGAAAGGGgttaaaggataaaaaaaaacctcattttTTGTGTAGAGTTTACATTTATAGTTATAtctgtaaataaaacatattaaatacaATTTCAGCTCTGACGAGCCGATGGTAAAGTTGCAGCTGAAGATTTCTGCGTCCCTGAAGCAAGCACTGGATAAGCTGAAACTTTCCGAAAATGATAAAGCCGTGACAGGTAACTATTCTATTTCGGTGTCTCTATGAGCTGTGTTTTATTGTGCTGTTCTTCTGCTGTCGTAAATTGTCATGTGGTTCAGAGTACACTCATGTCGTTTGTTCTCAGCATTTGCTTGTAATGCGATACTGTGCTGCTTGTGGAAAATTTGAATTTATTACCCGTGGTAAACGGTTTCGGGGAAAAGGAATTCTTTCCACATACGCGTCAGTACAACTACCTTTTATTTAGCTGaaccagttaaaggggtggctcaccttgaagtaacttttaatatattatagaatgggcagttcctagcaactttttaattggtctttattttttattttgtatagttgtttaattatttgcctttctcttctagcATTTTgtgagctttcaaatgggggttactgaccccagaagccaacaACAACTGTTCTAGGAGGCTACAAtcttattcttattgttacatatattatctttatattccagccctctcctattcatatttcagtctcttatttaacccactgcctggttgctaagccaaacaaggccctagcaacccaatagctactaaaatttcaaactagatagctgctgagcaaaaagctaaattatttagAATccgcaaataaaaaatgaagaccaattgcaaattgtcttagaatagtgCTTTCTACtctacactaaaagttaatttaaaggtgaactacccttttatcTGGCAGTGCCAGGCCAGGATACATTTATGGTTTATTCTTAGAGCAATGTTTTGCAccacattttaaatttaacccagtattattgtttctgtttttatGTGTAGAAGAAGATTCCGGTGAAATAAAAATTGGAACTTCTTGTAAGAATGGTGGCTGTTTAAAGGTAAGTACctaatttaaaatgcatttatgtgTGTGGACTGTTTATACATCGCTGAGCTGCCGATCTTGCCGTGCCTGAGACATTACAAGATACAGAAGTAGACAGcaacaaatagaaaaataatagacAAACATGAAACctaatttatttcatgtttatttgcTGTGTGCTTATTGCTTGCCCATAAATGCTAACTTTCTAATTATATTTGTTCAGCACAGAGGCAACAAAGGCCCCTGCATATTGCCCTGTCTGATAAAATTTTGGACCTCTTACAGGTTTTTGCACCCCATAGAATCTCAAGGCAGCCTACTGAACCACATAGAGCTCCTTGGGCCCAATACTATATTTGTATCTATGCTTAGCTATGCTTTTggtactttaaaggacatggaaaccaTACAGGGAATTCAATagctatttttatagttttttctgTGAGTTGTTTCTCCTTTTAGGAAAAATTGCACCAGTCTAAGGAAACAAATAGCACAACACCACCATCTTGCTTACGTTTCTAAGGCATCTCTAgcacagacttaaggtggccatacacgctaagatccgctcgcttggcgagggtgccaagcaagcagatcttcttccgatatccccaactACAGGTGGGCTATATttggctaattcggtcattttagaacgacaggtataggcgaCCAtctgttcggggaccacatcaacaagccgatgcggtctctgatccaactaattttcaaatctgcctgatttttccagatgtcggtcgggcaggcccgtctttagtgcccatacattGGGCCCATagtggcagctacaatcggcccgtgtatggccacctttactctactgcacatgaacAAATCAAAATCTGCAGTGGGAGGACTGTAAAAgttaaagaaggaaagttacaatcactggggggtgccaaaatgttaggcacccccagtgattgtaattgcttatcAGACCccgctggtgctcctgttaggagaaaaatgcACCGGCTGGGGGTTTCAGATAAGAGATTACAAACGTTGGggggcaccccctagtgatttaggcTTTCCTCCTTCTTTAAGAAAGATGCCTTCAAggagttggtgtaggtaaaaaaatgtgtccatctttccttgtcctttaatgtcagACATAGTATGAGCTGTATGCAGTCacttttatttgatatttttgcACTTCAAACAAGACGGCAAAAGCTGTAGGATATGGGACTGTTCTCACACTTATGCATTCTTGTTTTCCCATCACCTTTGTTGATGGTATAAAATCTTTCTTTACACTACAGTATACTATTTAGTTTCTTTTCTTGCCTTCCATTTTAATAGACTTTTGCTGGACCACAGAGTAATGAAGAGGTTTGTCAGTATCACAATGGCGTTCCCATATTCCATGAAGGGTATGTACTTGATATACAATACATGTATGTACTTGAGTCTATACAATAAAGCCATGGCccatgtactacaggtataggacccattatccagaatgcttgggaccaagggtattccggataaggggtctttccgtaatttggatctcaataccttaagtctactaaaaagcaataaaacattaattaaacccaataggattgttttgcatccaataaagattaattatatcttagttggaatcaattacaaggttctgttttatttctacatagaaaaaggaaatccgttttaaaattctgaattatttgattaaaatggagtctatgggagacgggcattccataattcggagctttctggataacgggtttccggataaggggtccgatacctgtacttataatcAGAGACACAGAAGTAAATATtagaggaatactgtcatggaaaaacacgTTAAACATAACGGTTtatcctgcagaatcctgcattgtaatctgtttttcccctggggctagccatattcttcatttcccagggtgccacagccatgtgacctgtgctctgataaacttcaggcacactttactgctgcgctgcaagttggagtgatatcccccctcccccccagcagccgatcagcagaacaatgggaagggagcaagatagcagctcccagtaggtatcagaatagcactcaatagtaagaaatccaagtccggcttgggactcctccagttacatgggagtaggagaaacaataggttagctgaaagcagttctaatgtgtagcgctggctgaaagctcagactcaggcacaaggcactgagatggcgcctacacaccaatattacagctacaaatacatttgtcagttcaagaataaaagtttaaatgggagagtgaattatttgctgtgtaacagtgtaataaagaaataaaaggtaaACCATAAAAATCGTGACAGTATCCCCTTTAATGAAACCTACAACATTTTAAGTGTTTTATTTATAACATGGGAAACGAATTATTTTGCTCGTTTCATTCACTGCTGTTCACAATAGTCACTAATGAAAAATTAGTAATATCACATCTTAGACAGTAGGTGCATCACTCTAGATTGTAATCGATTGTGAATCCcattttgttaaactttttaattatggaaagattgtTTTTGACATTTGCGCACTTTACTGTATATTCTGTTCCCATTTTCATTTAGGATGAAATATTGGAGTTGCTGCAGGAGGAAAACCTCagatttcaatacatttttgtctCAAGAAGGGTGCACAAAGGGAACCCATTTATGGACCAAAAAGGATGATGTAGGTGCTCATAAAGTGAAGTTTGCCCTTATGTTTAGGGGCCTTAGTATTCCTCAATACTgaatgaaaattaataaaaataattcaaaaatcattaaagaggtagttcactttgataacttttttttttttttttaatagagtaaGTGTTGTAGTTTTTCTATATGTACTgatatatatgttttttgttttttttcttatgttctTCCTCATAGGGTAAAAAAGTAGTCCCTTGTAGACACGACTGGCATCAGACTGGCTCAGGAGTGACTATATCAATCTATGCAAAGAATTCCCTGCCAGAGCTCAGCTATGTGGAAGCCAATAGCACAATTGTAAGTTTGTTGTGTGATTGCCCTGTTTGTAACACTGTGTATTCTCCCCAGTGGCATGTCAAAGTGTTTATTTTGCACATATATCCATATATCCAAATATCCATTGTATGGAT
This sequence is a window from Xenopus tropicalis strain Nigerian chromosome 2, UCB_Xtro_10.0, whole genome shotgun sequence. Protein-coding genes within it:
- the chordc1 gene encoding cysteine and histidine-rich domain-containing protein 1 isoform X1, whose product is MALLCYNRGCGQRYDPESNSDDSCTYHPGVPVFHDALKGWSCCKRRTTDFSDFLSIVGCTKGLHSNEKPPEPVKPEVKTTSEKKELADCKPKFNEHIIQAPKPIECINRPSSDEPMVKLQLKISASLKQALDKLKLSENDKAVTEEDSGEIKIGTSCKNGGCLKTFAGPQSNEEVCQYHNGVPIFHEGMKYWSCCRRKTSDFNTFLSQEGCTKGTHLWTKKDDGKKVVPCRHDWHQTGSGVTISIYAKNSLPELSYVEANSTIVNIQVVFEGEKTFQQNVQLWGVVDVAKSYVSLTATKVEIFLKKAEPMTWARLELPQQAPSLPKQNETSEEQK
- the chordc1 gene encoding cysteine and histidine-rich domain-containing protein 1 (The RefSeq protein has 1 substitution compared to this genomic sequence), which translates into the protein MALLCYNRGCGQRYDPESNSDDSCTYHPGVPVFHDALKGWSCCKRRTTDFSDFLSIVGCTKGLHSNEKPPEPVKPEVKTTSEKKELADCKPKFNEHFIQAPKPIECINRPSSDEPMVKLQLKISASLKQALDKLKLSENDKAVTEEDSGEIKIGTSCKNGGCLKTFAGPQSNEEVCQYHNGVPIFHEGMKYWSCCRRKTSDFNTFLSQEGCTKGTHLWTKKDDGKYSGSV